Proteins from a single region of Ensifer adhaerens:
- a CDS encoding ferredoxin reductase family protein → MQVGAFLVWSLMVLAGLLAVPAVSHTNALTTFSLMASSAAFVGMGIAQFMAARPPFVEALFGGLDRVYHFHRKIGISVLILILVHYFLKPDFKGRALTSGLNQLAASAGKYAFYSFVVLLVLSIVKVIPRTKIEIPYHLWRYTHRLMGLLFVLVAFHQMFIKRPYDGTALLAVYLNIFAALGILSYAYTQLLPWLRTRGYEVFEVAKQEGATVIAARPLGRRLRAKPGQFGFLRVMKPGLREPHPFTIAGIEADGIVHFAIKPLGDYTQALRDTIAVGDQLKLEGGYGRFNHRRGSKKQIWLAGGIGVTPFLAMARHLNGDEGQEIHMVYCVRDRREAIGLETFEAQAEKLGNFSFVLHDSSTDGRLDAAKLAAGSAIDPADADLWFCGPPPLREAIIKGLKELGKRPRRVEFEQFQFR, encoded by the coding sequence ATGCAAGTGGGCGCGTTTCTGGTCTGGTCGCTGATGGTGCTCGCAGGGCTGCTGGCGGTGCCGGCGGTCAGCCACACCAATGCCTTGACGACATTTTCGCTGATGGCCTCGTCCGCTGCCTTCGTCGGCATGGGGATCGCCCAGTTTATGGCCGCGCGCCCGCCGTTCGTCGAAGCCTTGTTCGGTGGGCTCGATCGGGTCTATCACTTCCACCGGAAGATCGGCATCTCCGTGTTGATCCTTATTCTGGTCCATTATTTCCTGAAGCCGGACTTCAAGGGGCGGGCACTGACGAGCGGGCTCAACCAGTTGGCCGCTTCCGCCGGAAAATATGCTTTCTACAGTTTCGTCGTCTTGCTCGTTCTCAGCATCGTCAAGGTCATCCCGAGAACGAAGATCGAGATTCCCTACCATCTCTGGCGCTACACGCACCGCCTGATGGGCTTGCTCTTCGTTCTCGTCGCCTTCCATCAGATGTTCATCAAGCGTCCCTATGACGGCACGGCACTGCTGGCGGTCTATCTCAACATCTTCGCCGCGCTTGGCATTCTGAGTTACGCCTACACACAGCTTCTACCTTGGCTCAGAACACGCGGATACGAAGTTTTCGAAGTGGCGAAGCAGGAAGGCGCGACGGTCATAGCGGCGCGGCCATTGGGGCGTCGCCTCCGCGCGAAGCCAGGGCAGTTCGGCTTCCTGCGGGTGATGAAGCCGGGCCTTCGAGAACCGCATCCGTTTACGATCGCCGGCATCGAAGCGGACGGCATCGTGCACTTCGCGATCAAGCCGCTCGGCGACTACACGCAGGCGCTCCGCGACACGATCGCAGTTGGAGACCAGCTGAAGCTCGAAGGCGGCTATGGTCGCTTCAACCATCGTCGCGGCAGCAAGAAGCAGATCTGGCTCGCCGGCGGCATAGGCGTCACGCCGTTTCTGGCAATGGCCAGGCACCTGAATGGCGATGAAGGCCAAGAGATTCACATGGTTTACTGCGTGCGCGACAGGCGCGAAGCGATCGGCCTGGAGACCTTCGAGGCGCAAGCCGAGAAACTCGGAAACTTCAGCTTCGTCCTGCACGACTCTTCTACGGATGGACGCCTGGACGCGGCCAAGCTGGCGGCCGGAAGCGCGATCGACCCGGCGGACGCCGACCTGTGGTTCTGTGGTCCGCCGCCGCTAAGGGAGGCAATCATCAAGGGTTTGAAGGAACTCGGCAAGAGACCGAGGCGGGTCGAGTTCGAGCAGTTTCAGTTTCGATAG